A genomic region of Elephas maximus indicus isolate mEleMax1 chromosome 10, mEleMax1 primary haplotype, whole genome shotgun sequence contains the following coding sequences:
- the LOC126083657 gene encoding olfactory receptor 49-like, with the protein MGNSTTVAEFVLLGLSDACDLQMLLFLGFLLTYLLTLLGNLLIVVITLMDRRLHTAMYYFLHNLAVLEISLTSVIFPKMLNNILTGRKTVSLPGCFLQSFLYFFLGTTEFYLLAVMSFDRYVAICNPLRYATVMSKRVCVQLVLCSWMTGFLLIIVPGSILFQQPFCGPNIINHFFCDNFPILELICADTSLIELLGFIVANFSLLGTLSVTATCYGRILHTILCITSAKERQKAFSTCSSHIIVVSLFYGSCIFMYVRSGKGGQGEDRNKVVALLNTVVTPMVNPFIYTLRNKQVKQVLREKVSKLLS; encoded by the coding sequence ATGGGGAACAGCACCACTGTCGCTGAGTTTGTCCTGCTGGGGCTCTCAGATGCATGTGACCTGCAGATGCTCCTCTTCCTGGGGTTTCTCCTGACCTACCTCCTCACTCTGCTGGGGAACCTCCTTATTGTGGTCATCACCCTCATGGACAGACGCCTCCACACCGCCATGTACTACTTCCTCCACAACCTTGCTGTCCTGGAGATCTCGCTCACCTCGGTCATTTTTCCCAAGATGCTGAACAATATCTTAACTGGAAGGAAGACTGTCTCTCTACCAGGCTGCTTCCTACAGAGTTTCCTCTATTTCTTCCTGGGCACCACAGAGTTTTATCTCCTGGCAGTGATGTCTTTTGACAGGTATGTGGCTATCTGTAACCCCTTGCGCTATGCCACCGTCATGAGCAAAAGAGTCTGTGTCCAGTTGGTCCTTTGTTCATGGATGACAGGATTCCTTCTCATCATTGTTCCAGGTTCAATCCTATTTCAGCAGCCATTCTGTGGTCCCAATATCAttaatcatttcttctgtgacaaCTTTCCTATCCTAGAACTCATATGTGCAGATACAAGTCTGATAGAGCTTCTGGGCTTTATTGTAGCCAACTTCAGCTTACTGGGCACTCTCTCTGTGACAGCCACCTGCTATGGCCGCATCCTCCACACCATCCTGTGCATCACCTCAGCCAAGGAGAGGCAGAAAGCCTTCTCAACCTGCTCCTCCCACATCATTGTCGTGTCTCTCTTCTATGGCAGCTGCATTTTCATGTATGTCCGGTCAGGCAAAGGTGGCCAGGGGGAGGACAGAAACAAGGTGGTGGCCCTGCTCAACACTGTGGTGACCCCAATGGTCAACCCCTTCATCTACACCCTGAGAAACAAACAGGTGAAGCAGGTGTTGAGGGAGAAGGTGAGCAAGCTCCTCTCATAA